A genome region from Physeter macrocephalus isolate SW-GA chromosome 4, ASM283717v5, whole genome shotgun sequence includes the following:
- the LOC129392087 gene encoding rRNA/tRNA 2'-O-methyltransferase fibrillarin-like protein 1 isoform X11: MQLATSGWAAAGRWGGGTGRAGTPHSRTDLEGSGGRSLRGGGGGGGGREKRGRPESPRRRRRRWSGVRVSPARRGHRALPRGRDAGPWATRRPAATFLKKDHTCVYSSLWKRDVGIEALRMVDSAEKRSVIVFPEQPKALEVEYIIPGTSLVIQW; encoded by the exons ATGCAGCTCGCCACCTCGGGGTGGGCGGCGGCGGGGCGCTGGGGCGGCGGCACGGGGCGGGCTGGGACCCCGCACTCTCGCACGGACTTGGAGG GATCCGGCGGGAGGAGTCTgcgaggaggaggcggaggaggaggagggagggagaagagaggaagaccGGAGtccccgcggcggcggcggcggcggtggtcCGGCGTGAGGGTGAGCCCTGCGCGGCGCGGGCACCGGGCGCTACCACGAGGCCGGGACGCTGGACCCTGGG CTACCCGCAGGCCAGCTGCCACCTTCTTGAAGAAGGACCACACCTGTGTTTATTCCTCGCTTTGGAAGAGAG ACGTAGGAATAGAAGCTCTGAGAATGGTGGACTCTGCAGAAAAGAGGAGTGTGATTGTGTTTCCGGAACAGCCCAAGGCTCTAGAAGTAGAG
- the LOC129392087 gene encoding rRNA/tRNA 2'-O-methyltransferase fibrillarin-like protein 1 isoform X10, protein MQLATSGWAAAGRWGGGTGRAGTPHSRTDLEGSGGRSLRGGGGGGGGREKRGRPESPRRRRRRWSGVRVSPARRGHRALPRGRDAGPWATRRPAATFLKKDHTCVYSSLWKRDVGIEALRMVDSAEKRSVIVFPEQPKALEVERSRGHGGTHPPQH, encoded by the exons ATGCAGCTCGCCACCTCGGGGTGGGCGGCGGCGGGGCGCTGGGGCGGCGGCACGGGGCGGGCTGGGACCCCGCACTCTCGCACGGACTTGGAGG GATCCGGCGGGAGGAGTCTgcgaggaggaggcggaggaggaggagggagggagaagagaggaagaccGGAGtccccgcggcggcggcggcggcggtggtcCGGCGTGAGGGTGAGCCCTGCGCGGCGCGGGCACCGGGCGCTACCACGAGGCCGGGACGCTGGACCCTGGG CTACCCGCAGGCCAGCTGCCACCTTCTTGAAGAAGGACCACACCTGTGTTTATTCCTCGCTTTGGAAGAGAG ACGTAGGAATAGAAGCTCTGAGAATGGTGGACTCTGCAGAAAAGAGGAGTGTGATTGTGTTTCCGGAACAGCCCAAGGCTCTAGAAGTAGAG